Genomic DNA from Maylandia zebra isolate NMK-2024a linkage group LG17, Mzebra_GT3a, whole genome shotgun sequence:
tttttttttttttgtctttttttgcttgttttctattcttctctcaacaggtgatccaggagatttttattttttttctccccccctttctcactgtccctctccccttctgtttttcctttccttcctctttctttctccctttcctatctctcactcatgtctgtcccgtctgtaacatctgaaaataaaatataataaataataaaaacaaagatcgaccaaatggaccaatacggcaatgccacgatgatccatttggcaaagtaaatccattgggtatccttgttggtcttcagacaacaattctgatggctaaagaaccaaatgggacaggcgagaagaaaaaaagaaaaaaagaaaaaaaaattaaaactaaatcTTATTATGATTTAAACACGGAAATCTTAAAACGAAAAATAACCGCATGCACAGTACAAACAGTGCAGGGGATAGTGCTATATACAAAGCGGTGACAGGGAAAAGGCTCCAGGGAAATCCAGGTAGGGAAAAGACACTTGCTCTTCTTCTGACTCTCTCTccaaacactcacacaaaaaGGGAATCCGCTCGGGGAATGCAGAGTCGGGTCCAGGGGATCTATGTACAGAAGGAAACACACGTTAGAGGTTTTGCACAGGGAAGCAAATGAGAACTTGCTCAGAGCCGGGCTGCACTGACGCGAGTCACACACAACGATCCAGCGATGAGTAGAAGCCACTCCCTGGCTTAAATGTTGGCTGCACTGATGAGGCCCAGGTGTTTCCTCTTAAGAGGGGCGTGGGCCGAGGGCGTGAACCCACCATGAGTTCCGCCCTGgcgagagagcaagagagagaacaCTACTAGTCAGCGGCCTGCTGATCCCCTGGCCGTGACAGTGGGGTTCAAATCCCTTATTCAGATTAAGATTTTATGTGACATTACATTGGcaaaaattacatttacttGAATAATGTGAGTATTGGAGTAAGTACTTGAGTAATTTTTGAATAACTTTAATTTTGTAATGTGCATATTTTATGAATAATGATGTTTCAATACTTTAATCTACTGAATAAGTAAGAATTAGACTTAATaatctttttactttaaaaagggAAATTGTGTACAATCTTTTATTctccaaaataataaaaatgttttggggAATGtatatgctttttaaaaaccaaTTGCTTCTTACCTGATGCATGCTATAACTTTCAGCAAAACTGAACTAAAATTTGTTAACAAGCTTACCAaataagaaatgttttgtgaATTTTCTTTGCAGAGCGACTGGAAAGCCGGCTGTTATCAAAGCCCACATGCCCTAAAAAGGAGGACGCGCTGGCCAGTAATGAGTTCATCACTAAGTTTAAGATAAGAGTTGATCAGAATAGAGGCGATGATGAAAGTCTGGAGCATCAGTTGGAGGCTGCCAACCTGTCTGATGAATCGTTCGAGGCCCAGACAGAAGTCAACGGACAAATATGATCACAGACATTTTAAAAACGCGAGTTGAGAGTTAAGGGGGAAAAATATTGTAATAAGTATATATTTGAATTGCACACTAAGATATAAAGTGATGGCAGCGAGCACAGTGTTGCaggatttaattaaaaacacatctgACTAAGACCAACTGAAATTTAGAGTTGTgtataataaagtttattcatgattaataaaacaaatctgtaatatttttctttctcttttgtccATTTGAATCTCGCTACagcttaaataaaagaaaagaatgtgttttgaataaattaaactctattctctcttttttttttttctttttttcttggtggGTTTTCTTTTGCAATCAAACGCAACATTATACAATTATATAGTATAGTAAGAAATATCCTTTAACTTAatttagtatttgttttttaatttttgtttttattgtttcccCTTCAGTTTTGTGCTTATAACATGTTCTAATCTGACATATTATGCAGTAAATTATTTTTGCAATAACTTAACAGGCCATTGTGGGAGCCAACATTCACTTATCAAAGACATATTTGTATATTCTGTGGGCTGCTTTATGGTTGTGTCATTTAGAAACATAAGCCACAACAGACTTCCACTGGAGAgtacttaaaaatgtatttttatgtaaagATATTTTAATAACTACTATATTAAGAGAGAACCTATTGTTACATGGATTAATTGTACAAACTGTAGAGAAATAAGTTTAAGCGTGcaactttttattcatttttaactgtattaatgtttttatgttgaTACAGCCGCCTCATATGTTTCCTCAGTGTTTTTTAAACCATGTACTCCATCCATGAGTAAGAACATGAATAAATTCCTTTCCAAATTTGTAGTTCTTTTTTCCAACTGTTTTGAGTATATATGTAACATTTCTTTACACACAAATGCAGGTATTCTTTTGCACCAAGACGTTAAAGAAATgctaagaaaaaatgaaaatactacGTTGcaacctgtgtgtgcgtgtatatatatctgtatctatatagatatatatgtgtATTCGTACCCTTTTTTCATCATCTAGTTTCCTGTGCCAGATCTTCTACTGATCCACTGAGGCAGACATGTAAAAAACATGAACTAAAGCATATTTCTGTATATAAACAGGACCTTAAATCTTTATCAACAGCTACTTTAGAGGAAATTCTTCAATAAACTGCAACCAAAGGCTCAACTCAGAGGACAAAACCCAACCTGTTATAAATAGTGTGACAGCAAACTTTCTCTTGTGTAAAGTTACAAATAGGAGTAATTATCCACAGGAGCTTTTATACATAATGAAGTTATAATTCGTCCTgtagaaattgtacatttaaGCTATATAGTTCCCTCTGTGATAACTCTGCTATGAATGCCTCTTATTAACTTTTATGCTTTTACAACccactatgagcaaacactcagcaacagtgggaaggaaaaactcccttcttGAAGGAAAAAACCTCTGGTAGAACCAGGAAATCTGTCTAAACTAGTTGGGGGTTAGAGCAACAGATGCAAGTCTTCAGATCATTTGCAGTGTGACTGTCTTTGTGCACACTTTAACCTGAttcagttttcttatttgtcaaaatgcaccatgggtaaaaaaaacaaaacaaaatagtaaTGAAGGAGAATCTTCAGCAAAGATGAAttaaacaagttttattttgatcAAATTTTACTTTAAGTAAAACACATCTTTATTTGATGACTTTAATGTCATCAAATAAAGACAGTTTTGATGGAGCTCCTGACCCAGCCCAAGCTCTCTATGAAgacgaggaaaaactccccagGGGGCCAGATCGATGGGAAGAAACCTCGGGAAAGCCCATTCAAAGAGAGATCCCCTTTCCTGGGATGGCTGGGGGGGTTACAGGAACTCCGAAAAAgctaaatttttatttatttattttttaagattgACCCACTCTATCTATTCCTGtccaacagaaaaaagaaaggaagttaCTACAATGTATCACACTTACATGATAAGGTGtgaattgtgtgtttgtgtgtgttatctTAGCCAGGGGTGAAGCTGGAGCTCCTCCAGTGTTGGGCGCTTCTCCGGGGCTAAAGCTAAACATGCGTCCAAGAAATTCCGGCAttcttgaaagaaagaaaagatcaaaaagatgaagatgatAGTTCTAGTGATCCAAGGCATCAGTGAATCTGGAAGTGTGAAGTTTTCTTACCTGTGGACAGACGCTTTTTGATGCTCAGTTGCTTTGTGAGGAACCTCGCGGTACTAAAGTATCGTGCATGAAGCGCTTCATACAACACCACTCCCATTTGCCACACCGTGGTGGGTCCACACCTGTAGCAGCTCCTAATGTACCACTCGGGAGGGATGTGAAGAGGAGTGcctaacaaacagacacaattgcaatttcttctaaaacaaaagacacaaattgttacatctgtgaaaagcaggaGCAGAATATGTTACCATAGAAGATGCGATACAGAGATCGCTGTTTAACAAAGCAGCTCAGTCCAAAGTCAATGATGCGAACTCGAGGCACATCTGAGCCGGTCTCAATCAGAATGTTTTGTCCCTTGATGTCCCGATGAAAGATGTGTTTCTCCTCAAGTTCCTTTACAGCATCAACTAGTTGCTTCAGAATGACctggaaaagatgaaaaacacaataatgaGTTAATGCTTTTCTGCCTTGATTGAATGCTGTACAGTCTAAGGCTCTCCCAGTCAACCTACCTTGGCCTTGTCCTCTGGTAAAGCTCTTCCATTTTCTGCTTTGTATTTTTGCAGGTCCACAGCAGGGACAGGTCTCTCCAGCACCAGGATCAGCTCTTTGCCAAAGTCGAACCACTCCAGCAAGGACACAGGTGCTGATATTCCCACTGACCCTTCTGCTTCACCTGCAAGTTTAAGCATAATGGCCACTTCCACCGAGAGCATCTTCCCATTTTCATCCTGAAATATTACAACAAAGTGGATGATGAGGAACGCCGCATTCAATCCAGTAATGTAAAACTAATTCAAGTGTTGGACGCTTACCGCCACTTTGCAGTAGACTTTATTTTTGGGAATGTGTTTGATGGCAACCTAGAAGACACAGAGCATTGGTGAGCATTTCCTCAGTATGACATAATGAAAGGTGGAAACACAGCAGACGTCTCAGTTTACGATATTATCCATTATCTGCATTACTGCCTGTCTTACTACCATCATCTGAACACTTACTGGAAAACGATCTTCTATCCGGTAGCCAGAAAACACTGCTCCGCAGCCTCCTTCTCCGAGCTGGTGCTCCTCCACATATCTGGCTTGGAATTCACCTGAACAGACAAAACAGCAAATCTTGTTTTATTACAGCTGTGACACAAATTACTCTCCTCTGTAGCCTAAATGTTCCTTCTGCCCTTCCCCTGAATATAAAACCCAAGCTGCTTGCTACTTACGTTTTTGGTCTGCCACTGATTTTTTGCCCTGGTccacattccttttttttttcttgggtgACTCTCTGTTGTCTCCCGTGGCCtttcttttgccattttttgtgcaCTCCTGTTTGTTGTTCAAGTCTGGAGATGTGGAAAACACCAAAAGCACATCAGCTCACTGGATGATAGACACAAACACTAAACACCAATATCTTAAACCTAGCAACCACACTTAATCTACCCCCTTATTCAACTAATTAGCCTACCTTTACCAGAGTCCAACGAGGAGGATGCTTGCTCCTTGTCACCGCTCGTATGGTCGAGAAGTTTAGccttctttgctttctttgttgTGCCCTCTTCATCTTGCACAACCTTGCGCTTCACTCCTTTGACCACATCTGAGCTGGTGGAAGGACCAGCCTGCTCAGCGACCCTCCTCCTTTTTATTGGGGTCTTCTTTTCAGGACTGGCCTTTCTTTTAGCAGTCCTGCTCTTACAATCTATAAACGACGACAACAACACAGTGGTGAAAAAGAGTCCCCGACATCAGGACTGGAAGCAGTTTGATGGCAAAGAATTTGAAATTGCTTTTGCTTAAATGATCACAAGTTTATTCTTGGGATTAAAAAAACTGACCAGTGCGAATTGATACTAGGTTTACTAAGTCTTAGATCTTGATGACACTTGTTGGTCTGTTTTTACTgttgagtccaagaataaacttattacattattttacCAAAAGACCGGTAACCTTCCTTTGATTAGACATCTTGTATTAAAGCTATTTTCAATCAAACATATGATTCAATTGCTTCAAAAATGATTCACACAGTGTCAACATTTCTAGGATTTGGATTTTACCAGgttcttattttattattttacttacCTTGATCTCCTGAATCTTTCTTATCGGCCGGAGTGGTaatttttcttgtttcctttttcattgtaatttCGGAGACCCTTTAAAATCGAAAATGTAAACCGTAATGAGTTAATATTGAGTTAATACTTCTTCAAATGTGCACCTTTCAAATGCTTGACTTTTCTAACTGAATTCTGTAAGTGAGCTTTATAAGTAAACTCTGGAAACTACGGCAACACAACATAGAATCTTGCCTTTCAGTGACTTCACTGACTGCCAGTAGTTCAAAGTAgtttacagaaaaacactcTGGCAGACAAAGCCATAATATTTCATATAATTCAATCATTTCATATCAATTAAACAGTTTCTTTCATTATCTTTCATCATTTGTATAAAGACCTCATCTATGGATGACAGTATGAAGATTTGTGGTTGACCACACACTAATAAACACAGTGTCAGCTACATTGTCATCTGatttaaagtatttattatGTACATTTAACTGTCATGGTACTGagtctgtgacccagtgttttgtgtttgttcattTATATTCATTGATTATTCTTATGTATGTTTTTGGTtctctttattgttttcttcttgTGTTATATTCTTAGGCTTTAGGTTTCTGTTACTTTGCCTTGCCCCTGTGTCCCACGTGGCCCATTGTTTTCCTCTGTTTGCTGTTGGGTTGTCTGTGTATCATCCAtgacaattaaattaaatagcAAATGCAACTACAATTTCAATGAGATTCATTCCTGGCATTCTACTGCGGTGGCTGAAAGTAGACACCAAGCATTATCACTGTAACTGATGTAAATATTGGACTTGGAGGGGATTCATCTGATAGACTGATGCAAACATTACTGTAGCGACTTCCACAGTCGCTAGAGGCCAGGGATGGAGCCTGCCTATTTGCCTGACACGCTGTCAACTTTACGCAATAATGCAAGAGGTGgaattgtttgcttgtttattaaagtgctttgagagttTACAGAGTAATGTCATCAGCTCCTGATTCAGACTCTTAAAACATCACAGGCTCTAATGTAACAAAGCGAAACATGTTGTGCAGCGCAGCGGTCAACAAAAACTACGGCTACCCAGCCCTCCTCTCTGTCAAAAATACGGAGTGGAAActacagatatttgtttaaaaatgtagggaGTAAAAATTAAGTACAGcaaggaagtttttttttacttttttacttcCTACCTGTGGAGCCAATTAAGCTAAATTTAAGAAGCGCATGTCTGTGTATACTTAAAAGCTCTTATGGTTATTTTCACTTTGTAGACAAATTAaagcacagaaaagaaaaacacgatACATTAGAGCATGACATAATTTGACCTGAGGTGGCGCTGCACCGTGAGAGAGCCTGAACGTCAACCGGAAGAAGACGAGAATAAACTCCGTATAAACAACATGGCGTCTCCCTgtgaggttttttgttttgttttgttttttaaatgaactttatttagaacaataacaatgacaatCTCAAAGAGACAAGCGACATATTAAATCAATCAGAACAGAATCACATCTCCTGTACACCACAATGAAATCGACAATAACTGAAagtaaacatacacacacacacacacacacacacacacacacacacacatatacatatatatgcatatacacatgcatacatacacatCCATATTCACACatctacataataataatataaaaagatgaataaccaatacaaaaataacaataaaaaaaagaatgaaaaacaagGAACAGAAATAAAGAAGACAAGGGGGATCATAAAATCTCTAAAAGTGAGGTTCCATAAACAAGACACATAACTTAAATAAGGGGCTAAGAAAAATCAAACTCTTCTAAAAATCTATGCAATTTGATTGCTTGGGGCTTATTTATTAGCTTAAGAGATTTATGGAACAGGGAGAATTTTGTCCTACCTGGATATAAGGTGTTAACCAAATACCTCCTCAAAAATGGATTATTGCATTTTCCATTAACCAAGTCAAGACCATCTAGTTTAACTTTATGTAAATTTGTAGTCTGTATATTTGAAAAATTGttctttattgtatttacaaGGACTGTTGGGATATTCTGTGAAACCTTTTTATAGAGCTCGAACGAGCAACTCATGTCATATTTCTCATTAAGCCTGTTTAATTCAAGTATATCTCCATTTTCATCCATTATATGTGTCACAGaccaaatttgttttgtcatccATTCGTCCACAAACATAGATTTCCCCCGATTCAATATCACCCTATTATTCCACAATGGAACATTGTGGGGACTAAAGTTATGTTTAAACATTAATTTACAATTTAACAAAACTTGTTGATGAAATTTGGAAAGTTTTATGGGTAGTTTAGAAATGTCAAAATCACATACTAAAAGGATCCCCCCAACTTTGTTGAAAATAAGAGATGGCATCAAGAACCACATCTCATTATCATTTTTCAAGAAAGATCGTAGCCAATTAATCTTTAAAATGCCATTCATTATTTCAAAATCGATTGCTTTTAAACCCCCCTCTTCATAATCTTTTATCAAGTCCCTGTTACTAATATAATGATGTTTATTTTTCCATATGAAATTAAAATTCGCCTTATTTATGTCTTTTATAATTCTTGGTGGGATGGCTAGGGAATAAGCTGGATAGATTAAACTGGACAAAGATTCAACCTTGGTCAACATTATCCTGCCGAACAACGTTAAATCTCTCTGTAGTCAATGGtttagaggttttttttgcatttgtcaATTGTATTCTGAATATTCTTTTCGTCTCCCTGTGAGGTGTCATGCCGAGCAGATGTCAGAGTTGAGTTCAAGCAAAGTTGACTCTTTCGGTGATTACAGTTTGTCCGGGCGGGCTGTGCGTCTTATTTCATCCGCAGACACGTCGTTGGATGAGGAACAGCTCATGTTGGCATCAGTGGCAGTCAGGATGGCAGCATCTTCCAGAGGGAAGGTCAGGTCGCTGGTCTCTCTGAGCAGGACGCTGTCCACCAACAAGCCCGGTTCCACGGCTGGAGATTACCCTTCTCCGGCTGAAGTTCCCGCTTCTCCCCCGAACAGCGAGCCAGCCGCGGCGCCTCAGCGGAGACCCAAAAAAGACCCCAGCGGCTGCTCCGTGCTCCTCTTCCCCGGTCAGGGCAGCCAGTTTGTGGGCATGGGCAGAGGACTTTTAAAATACCCCAACGTTAAAGAAATGTTCACCGTAGCCCAGAAGATCCTGGGTTACGAcctgctgtctctgtgtctggAGGGCCCCGAGGACGAGCTGCAGAAAACGGTTCACTGTCAGCCGGCGGTGTTTGTCACCTCCctggctgctgtggagagacTCAACCAAGAAAACCCCAAAGTAAGTGCCAGATAAATGTCTGGAAAAAGGACAATAACTGCAGGTCCTGCCTTCTTAAATGTGgccattttatcttttttttttttttttaaatactgctacagtaatattaatttatatttaaaatgtgcgCACATTATGTATGAAGGTGTGGATGAATGATGCTTGTTGTAAGAAAGCATTTTGAGTGCCCAGTAGAAGAGCATCTTTCAAATGCAAAGTTTCTCATTTCAACCTTAATTACTGCACCTGATTAAGGCGGTAGAGTAAATAAGGCTTCCAACAGTGGTTATTTCTTATTATCAcatcttgtttttattgtttttatcagtAGATTGTTGTTTCACTCCCACCAAAAACATCACCGTAAATAATCTTCTGATTCTGAatgaccatttaaaaaaataaacaaattgttCTGAGTTAATTTCAGTTACGGATGTATCAGTGACATAAATGATATATCGGTCATAATCGGGaggctgttacatttttatttttttattttttttttgacttgtTTCCTGCTGTACACAGGCCATTGAGATGTGTGTCgctgctgcaggtttcagtGTCGGAGAATTTGCTGCTCTTGTCTTTTCTGGGGCGATGAACTTTGCAGAAGGTAGAAAGAtttcttttttgggtttttttgtgcacTTGTAAAAGGTGTTTTAATCACAACTTTGGTTAATATTCTGTATTTACTCCTTATGCATCTTCTAGCTTTGTATGCAGTGAAGGTGCGAGCGGAGACTATGCAGAAGGCCTCAGAACTGGTTCCCAGTGGGATGCTGTCAGTCACTGGTAGACCTCAGGCTCAGTATAATTATGCCTGTCtgcagtagggctgccacgattagtcgactagtcacgattacgtcgactatcaaaatcgtcgacgactgatttaatagtcgaggcggcgtttgaagctttgtaagatcacaaaagacgcaggaataagtagtaggatttaagagtgtaataacggactgaaacagaagatggcagcactgcatatacaaggatgccagctgccgttaaaccccgaagaagaagcggtgtcccagaattcatagcgcggcctagctcagtttccaacaatggcggcagctagttagttttaatattactcttattattctttctggggcacaaaataaacgtttaacatattttcaggcgagaatgtagctgtgtaaacctcaaatatctgctcagtttatcaagacaccacatattttcaaaagcgctctgatgttttcggagacgtctgttacccactagctcgatagctaggcgggggcaaggctcactagagccgtgagaacaccggactcccggcagatcattttcaaacacaccgctgtctttcgctgctcaggttaaacatgatatataagtcacttagataacttaaaaatgttattgtttggcttattttagtattttatttgttcctgagtaaatctgttttgctgagattaaagttatagtttttacacagctgaataaacgtcaagcagacagctgattatcagaagtgtgagatgctcgagaatattctccggtgtcctgttatattttagatagcaaggagtttattaaacttcaccgaaacaatctgcaaatttcattaaaatttaataaactatcatcttgtctttatttttagttagcacataccttaaacacttaaagctgtaagctaatgatagttatataagagcagatgctgctggtgcaataagctgaacgttttacatccaatggatgatgatctgattagtcgactaatcgcaaaaataatcggtgactagtcgactatcaaaataatcgtttgtggcagccctagtctgCAGGCAAAAGAGCACTGCAAGAGTCTGGGGATGGAGAATCCTGTGTGCTCTGTGGCCAACTAGCTTTTTCCAGATGGCAGGGTTATTGCAGGGCACCAGCAGGTAATGCATTCATATATTCTTGCTGCTTTAATATACCGTGAATCTATTGTGTTCTCTTTTCTGTCTTCTCTCAACCATCAAAAAAGTTGTTAGAGCTGCTCTTGTCATTTCTGCTGTCTTCTTTGACTTCTCAGGCTCTGGATTTCCTCCAGGAAAACTCTCGGCGCCTAAAGTTCATGCGGACCAAAACTCTCCCAGTCAGTGGTGCGTTCCATACTGAGCTGATGGCATCGGCTACTGAACCCCTCAGAGAGGTGCTCCGGCAGGTGGAGGTCAGTCAGCCACTTTATCCAAAAGGGATTAACATATTTTCCGAAACATGTATTCAATTACTCTGTAAAGCTACACCAGTCCTCATTTTTAAAAGATAACCCATCCTATTCAGTCTGACTCGGAAAGTTAAATGGAAAGTATACCCAAGATTTTACATCTGGTATTCAGCCATTCAAACTGCCCTCCGTCTTCAGAGTGAGGGAAAGTCTTCCCTTCACCATGAACTCAAACTGAAGAGACGGATCCAGCGGGAAAACAGTCAGCGGGAACGCAGCCGGAGCGCccgcagcagctgcagcagcaggggcAGCCAATCTGATGACTCGACTATCCAtgagacagagaagacagaaaaagagaaagacaaacagGACTTAGAGATTGAAAACATTATCAAGGTAAGTGAGGGCTATAAGaatctttttttgtaatatttatttaattacatcATGCACCAAACTATCCATGGTAGTGATTATTTAACTAAGTCATAGTGGCACTGGGCAGCTGCCAGTGCAGTTCATTTTGTCCATTTAAAAAGTACCatgtacactcactggccacatTTTTGTTAGATACACCTGTTGAGCTGCTCATTAGGTCAAATACCTAATCAGCCtatcacatggcagcagctcagtgcatttaggcatgtataCATTAataagatgacctgctgaaggtcAAATGggatttaaatgactttgaacATGCATTGTTGTTTGTGTCGGACAGGcttgtctgagtatttcagaaactgtacaACCATCTAACCGGTTTATAGAAAATGGTCTGAAATAGAGGAAATctcctgtgagcagcacttctcTGGGAAACAAATCACTTGTTGGTGCCAAAGATCAAAAGCGGAATGagcagattacttacagctgtAAGGAAAGCAACATGAACTCAAATACCCACTTACTTCAACCAAGTTATCAAGAAGAGCACCGCTGAAAGCACAATACGTTGAACCTCGAAGCTGATGGCCTAGTGTCACCTGCTGGATAGAGGTgaaaacacaaaccaaacaaTGGCTCTTTCATCTGTTTCACAGCATGCTCGGGAACTGGAAACTCGCCGAAGGgaggcagaggagagagagcGGAGGAAGCAGAGGGAGGTGCAGATGGAACTGGAAAGACAGCTGAAAGAGGCtgagatggtaaaaaaaaaagttttccactTGACACCAATTATGTACAGAGTCTTTTCTCCTTGACTTTGATCTTTGAGAactgcagcaaaatgttgacTGTCATTATAAAATTCACATCTTTAATGATTTGGAAAAATGGTTATGACAGTCCAGGAAAAGGTGATTCAGGAATAGGTCAGTTTATACCGCTCTGTTGGTGCATCTgtttatgtagctgtgtgtgtgtgcatagatAAAAGACAGCATGCAGGCTGAGATGCAGGTGAAGGAAAAGGAGGCTGAACAACAGAAGAAGAGGATCAGGGAGCTGGAgctgacacagcagcagctggaagttGCCCTTAATATGGAGATCCAGGCTCggctggaggaggagagggcCAGACTGGAGCTTGAGCGGTAACAATGGATTTCTAACTCTTATTATGgccctttattattttatttgtgatgGAGATCTGAGATATCCATGAGAAGTATTAACTGTCATGCGGCGGCTGTGTGAAGGCAAGAGAGGACCCAATTGCACGGCTCTAGACACACGGGAATGAACTCAAAGGCAGGTCTTTATTAACAGGAACATAAGAAGTCATACAAAACTatactgggagaaactaaagctGAGGCGCTGGGAAGACACGGGAAATGCACACAACCTAGAAGGATGACgcaacacagaacaaagggacactctgacataaatacacagaaggtaatgagggaagtgggaacacacggggaacacagctgaagacaATTACTCATGACCGAGCAGGGAGGACAcgaaactgaaaatactgacaccaagatgtggaccttaaacacaacacagtacacagagatgagcacagagagagaggcagagaacaAGGATGAAT
This window encodes:
- the LOC112436254 gene encoding serine/threonine-protein kinase pim-1-like, producing MKKETRKITTPADKKDSGDQDCKSRTAKRKASPEKKTPIKRRRVAEQAGPSTSSDVVKGVKRKVVQDEEGTTKKAKKAKLLDHTSGDKEQASSSLDSGKDLNNKQECTKNGKRKATGDNRESPKKKKRNVDQGKKSVADQKREFQARYVEEHQLGEGGCGAVFSGYRIEDRFPVAIKHIPKNKVYCKVADENGKMLSVEVAIMLKLAGEAEGSVGISAPVSLLEWFDFGKELILVLERPVPAVDLQKYKAENGRALPEDKAKVILKQLVDAVKELEEKHIFHRDIKGQNILIETGSDVPRVRIIDFGLSCFVKQRSLYRIFYGTPLHIPPEWYIRSCYRCGPTTVWQMGVVLYEALHARYFSTARFLTKQLSIKKRLSTECRNFLDACLALAPEKRPTLEELQLHPWLR
- the LOC106674896 gene encoding uncharacterized protein LOC106674896: MSELSSSKVDSFGDYSLSGRAVRLISSADTSLDEEQLMLASVAVRMAASSRGKVRSLVSLSRTLSTNKPGSTAGDYPSPAEVPASPPNSEPAAAPQRRPKKDPSGCSVLLFPGQGSQFVGMGRGLLKYPNVKEMFTVAQKILGYDLLSLCLEGPEDELQKTVHCQPAVFVTSLAAVERLNQENPKAIEMCVAAAGFSVGEFAALVFSGAMNFAEALYAVKVRAETMQKASELVPSGMLSVTGRPQAQYNYACLHLTRKVKWKVYPRFYIWYSAIQTALRLQSEGKSSLHHELKLKRRIQRENSQRERSRSARSSCSSRGSQSDDSTIHETEKTEKEKDKQDLEIENIIKHARELETRRREAEERERRKQREVQMELERQLKEAEMIKDSMQAEMQVKEKEAEQQKKRIRELELTQQQLEVALNMEIQARLEEERARLELER